One genomic segment of Ancylobacter sp. IITR112 includes these proteins:
- the fdhF gene encoding formate dehydrogenase subunit alpha, whose product MSLIHEIDYGTPAPKTDKMVTLTIDGMEVTVPEGTSIMRAAMEMGTQIPKLCATDSLEAFGSCRLCLIEIEGRNGTPASCTTPVAPGIKVHTQTPRLAQLRKGVMELYISDHPLDCLTCAANGDCELQDMAGAVGLREVRYGMEGANHFAPSSELAMPKDESNPYFTYDPAKCIVCNRCVRACEEVQGTFALTISGRGFDSRVSPGQSEAFLTSECVSCGACVQACPTATLSEKRLIDIGTPEHSVVTTCAYCGVGCTFKAEMRGQEVVRMVPWKDGKANRGHSCVKGRFAWGYAMHQDRILKPMIRSKVTEPWREVSWEEAIAYTASELKRIQDTYGRKSVGGITSSRCTNEEAYLVQKIIRAGFGTNNVDTCARVCHSPTGYGLNQAFGTSAGTQDFDSVEDSDVILVIGANPTDGHPVFGSRMKKRLREGAKLIVIDPRRIDLVRSPHIKADFHLPLQPGTNVAIVTSLAHVIVTEGLVNEDYVRQFCDWEEFQDWAEFVADPRHSPEEVEKLSGVPAEQIRGAARLYATGGNAAIYYGLGVTEHSQGSTTVMAIANLAMATGNIGRRGVGVNPLRGQNNVQGSCDMGSFPHELPGYRHISDDATRATFEAMWGRPLDPEPGLRIPNMLDAAVDGTFKAIYIQGEDILQSDPDTHHVASGLAAMELVIVQDLFLNETAAYAHVFLPGCTFLEKDGTFTNAERRIQLVRKVMAPKNGYGDWEVTQMLARAIGLDWNYSHPAQIMDEIAALTPSFAGVSFKKLDEMGSVQWPCNDANPEGMPIMHIGGFARGKGKFVVTEYVPTDERSGPRFPLLLTTGRILSHYNVGAQTRRTENVAWHPEDVLEIHPHDAEQRGVRDGDWVRIDSRAGSTTLRAQITDRVAPGVVYTTFHHPTTQANVVTTDFSDWATNCPEFKVTAVQIARSNGPSEWQEDYDEFTRQSRRIAVAAE is encoded by the coding sequence ATGTCTCTCATCCATGAGATCGACTACGGTACGCCGGCTCCGAAGACCGACAAGATGGTGACCCTCACCATCGACGGGATGGAAGTGACCGTGCCGGAAGGCACCTCCATCATGCGCGCGGCTATGGAGATGGGGACGCAAATCCCCAAGCTTTGCGCCACCGATTCGCTGGAGGCGTTCGGCTCCTGCCGCCTCTGCCTGATCGAGATCGAGGGCCGCAACGGTACCCCGGCCTCCTGCACCACGCCGGTGGCGCCGGGCATCAAGGTCCACACCCAGACCCCGCGTCTCGCCCAGCTTCGCAAGGGCGTGATGGAGCTCTACATCTCCGACCACCCGCTAGACTGCCTGACCTGCGCCGCCAATGGCGATTGCGAGCTGCAGGATATGGCCGGCGCGGTCGGCCTGCGCGAAGTGCGCTACGGCATGGAAGGGGCGAACCATTTCGCCCCCTCCTCCGAGCTCGCCATGCCGAAGGACGAGTCGAACCCGTACTTCACCTATGATCCGGCCAAGTGCATCGTCTGCAATCGTTGCGTGCGCGCCTGCGAGGAAGTGCAGGGCACCTTCGCGCTGACGATTTCCGGCCGCGGCTTCGACAGCCGCGTCTCGCCCGGCCAGTCGGAAGCTTTCCTCACCTCGGAATGCGTGTCCTGCGGCGCCTGCGTGCAGGCCTGCCCGACCGCGACCCTCTCCGAAAAGCGCCTGATCGACATCGGCACGCCCGAGCATTCGGTGGTGACGACCTGCGCCTATTGCGGCGTCGGCTGCACCTTCAAGGCGGAAATGCGCGGCCAGGAAGTGGTGCGCATGGTGCCGTGGAAGGACGGCAAGGCCAATCGCGGCCATAGCTGCGTCAAGGGCCGCTTTGCCTGGGGCTATGCCATGCACCAGGACCGCATCCTCAAGCCGATGATCCGTTCCAAGGTCACCGAGCCGTGGCGGGAAGTGTCGTGGGAGGAGGCGATCGCCTACACCGCCTCCGAGCTGAAGCGCATCCAGGACACCTATGGCCGCAAGTCGGTCGGCGGCATCACTTCCTCGCGCTGCACCAATGAGGAAGCCTATCTCGTCCAGAAGATCATCCGCGCCGGCTTCGGCACCAACAATGTCGACACCTGCGCCCGCGTCTGCCACTCGCCGACCGGCTACGGCCTGAACCAGGCCTTCGGCACCTCGGCGGGCACGCAGGACTTCGACTCGGTCGAGGATTCCGACGTCATCCTGGTGATTGGCGCCAACCCGACCGACGGTCATCCGGTGTTCGGCTCGCGCATGAAGAAGCGGCTGCGCGAGGGCGCCAAGCTGATCGTCATCGACCCGCGCCGCATCGACCTGGTGCGCTCGCCCCACATCAAGGCGGATTTCCACCTGCCGCTGCAGCCCGGCACCAATGTCGCCATCGTCACCTCGCTCGCCCATGTCATCGTGACCGAGGGGCTGGTGAACGAGGACTATGTCCGCCAGTTCTGCGACTGGGAGGAATTCCAGGACTGGGCCGAGTTCGTCGCCGATCCGCGCCACTCGCCCGAGGAAGTGGAAAAGCTTTCCGGCGTGCCGGCCGAGCAGATTCGCGGCGCGGCGCGGCTCTACGCCACCGGCGGCAATGCCGCGATCTATTACGGCCTCGGCGTCACCGAGCACTCGCAGGGCTCGACCACGGTGATGGCCATCGCCAACCTCGCCATGGCGACCGGCAATATCGGCCGCCGCGGCGTCGGCGTGAACCCGCTGCGCGGCCAGAACAACGTGCAGGGCTCGTGCGACATGGGCTCGTTCCCGCATGAGCTGCCGGGTTACCGCCACATCTCCGACGACGCGACCCGCGCCACTTTCGAGGCGATGTGGGGCCGTCCGCTCGACCCCGAGCCGGGCCTGCGCATTCCCAACATGCTGGACGCCGCGGTCGACGGCACCTTCAAGGCGATCTACATCCAGGGCGAGGACATTCTGCAGTCCGACCCGGACACGCATCACGTCGCCTCCGGCCTCGCGGCGATGGAACTGGTGATCGTGCAGGACCTTTTCCTGAACGAGACCGCCGCCTACGCGCATGTGTTCCTGCCGGGCTGCACCTTCCTTGAGAAGGACGGCACCTTCACCAATGCCGAGCGCCGCATCCAGCTCGTGCGCAAGGTGATGGCGCCGAAGAACGGCTATGGCGACTGGGAAGTGACCCAGATGCTCGCCCGCGCCATCGGCCTCGACTGGAACTACAGCCACCCCGCCCAGATCATGGACGAGATCGCCGCGCTCACCCCGAGCTTCGCCGGCGTGTCGTTCAAGAAGCTGGACGAGATGGGCTCGGTGCAGTGGCCCTGCAACGACGCCAATCCCGAGGGCATGCCGATCATGCATATTGGCGGCTTCGCGCGTGGCAAGGGCAAGTTCGTCGTCACCGAATATGTGCCGACCGACGAGCGTTCCGGCCCGCGCTTCCCGCTGCTGCTCACCACCGGCCGCATCCTCAGCCACTACAATGTCGGCGCGCAGACCCGCCGCACCGAGAACGTGGCCTGGCATCCCGAGGACGTACTGGAAATCCACCCGCACGACGCCGAGCAGCGTGGGGTGCGCGACGGCGACTGGGTGCGGATCGACAGCCGCGCCGGCTCCACCACCCTGCGCGCGCAGATCACCGACCGCGTCGCGCCTGGCGTCGTCTACACCACCTTCCACCACCCGACGACGCAGGCGAATGTCGTCACCACCGACTTCTCGGACTGGGCCACCAACTGCCCCGAGTTCAAGGTGACGGCGGTGCAGATCGCCCGCTCCAACGGCCCGTCGGAGTGGCAGGAGGACTATGACGAGTTCACCCGCCAGAGCCGCCGCATCGCGGTCGCGGCGGAGTGA
- the fdhD gene encoding formate dehydrogenase accessory sulfurtransferase FdhD produces MIPPVARVARRAVTSTGVMAGERAIPEETPVAIVHNGSTYAVMMATPADLEDFGYGFSLTEGVIESLADVEQIETLEFGEEDGVSGVEVRLWLTAARAGEQVARRRQIAGPTGCGLCGVESLELAVKPARTVPEGRRFTAAEISRAVASLPPAQTLNHQTRAVHAAGFWEPDAGLVAVREDVGRHNALDKLVGHLVRNNHGAGGGLVLLTSRVSIEMVQKTAMLGASVLVAVSAPTALAVRTAEKAGITLVAIARDDGFEVFTHPHRIVLDGAEKERIAHVG; encoded by the coding sequence ATGATCCCGCCGGTCGCCCGCGTTGCGCGCCGCGCCGTCACCTCCACGGGTGTGATGGCGGGCGAGCGGGCGATCCCCGAGGAGACGCCCGTCGCCATCGTCCATAACGGCTCCACCTATGCCGTGATGATGGCGACGCCGGCCGATCTCGAGGATTTCGGCTATGGCTTCAGCCTGACCGAGGGCGTCATCGAGAGCCTCGCCGATGTCGAGCAGATCGAGACGCTCGAATTCGGCGAGGAGGACGGCGTCAGTGGCGTCGAGGTACGCCTCTGGCTCACCGCCGCCCGCGCCGGTGAACAGGTTGCCCGCCGCCGCCAGATCGCCGGCCCGACGGGCTGTGGCCTGTGCGGGGTGGAGAGTCTGGAGCTGGCGGTGAAGCCCGCCCGCACCGTGCCGGAAGGTCGTCGGTTCACGGCGGCGGAAATCTCCCGCGCCGTGGCCTCCCTGCCCCCGGCGCAGACGCTGAACCACCAGACCCGCGCCGTGCACGCGGCCGGGTTCTGGGAGCCGGACGCCGGGCTTGTCGCGGTGCGAGAGGATGTCGGCCGCCACAATGCGCTCGACAAGCTCGTCGGCCATCTGGTTCGCAACAACCATGGGGCCGGTGGCGGGCTCGTGTTGCTCACCAGCCGGGTGTCGATCGAGATGGTGCAGAAGACCGCCATGCTCGGCGCCTCGGTGCTGGTGGCGGTGTCGGCGCCGACCGCTCTCGCCGTGCGCACGGCGGAGAAGGCCGGCATCACCCTCGTCGCCATCGCCCGCGACGATGGATTTGAAGTGTTCACCCACCCCCATCGCATCGTGCTGGACGGGGCAGAGAAGGAGCGGATCGCCCATGTCGGCTAA
- a CDS encoding formate dehydrogenase subunit delta — MSANTMERLVYMANQIGKFFEPQGYEKAVKGVAKHIKDFWDPRMRARIEDHIAAGGEGLAPHVLEALKSLPPVSRDSIPLPRPTRDIPGPTAHHH, encoded by the coding sequence ATGTCGGCTAACACGATGGAACGTCTGGTCTATATGGCGAACCAGATCGGCAAGTTCTTCGAGCCGCAGGGCTATGAGAAGGCCGTGAAGGGCGTCGCCAAGCATATCAAGGACTTCTGGGATCCGCGCATGCGCGCGCGTATCGAGGACCACATCGCCGCCGGCGGCGAGGGTCTTGCCCCGCATGTGCTTGAGGCGCTGAAGTCGCTGCCGCCGGTGTCGCGCGACAGCATTCCGTTGCCCCGCCCGACCCGCGACATTCCCGGCCCGACCGCGCATCATCACTGA
- a CDS encoding monovalent cation:proton antiporter-2 (CPA2) family protein: MHDDGNGFLLGALVFLATAVIAVPVARRLGLSPIVGYLLAGIAIGPSGIGAFNDPERIITVAEIGVVLLLFIIGLELQFSRLLALRRAIFGLGTAQLLFSGAAIAVLSHYAARDFDWRGALVAGMALALSATSIALQLLEEKGGLAQPYGQRAFGVLLFQDMAIVPLLALLPFLGQGTHEEYSFLESAEHVAIIIGSMLLIVGAGRYLLPTLFRTLARSGAREVMTAAALLVVLGAGALMASAGMSMALGAFLAGVMLSESNFRHELEANIDAFRGLLIALFFMGVGMSMNLDVVLANALLLIVGTLMVTLVKAVSVWAVFRFSDSTRADAVRSASVLTPAGEFSFVLFPLALSLGLIDSRQSDMLVACAAMTMLLGPPVALLGEQLARRLDRRAAVPHEDFSDAHGSVLVVGFGRFGQIVSQCLLARGLEVTIIDNDVEMIQSAGRFGFRIFYGDGTRLDVLRAAGAERARVVAVCVDRRETTDRIVEIIRQNMPDVRLHARAYDRTHAVALRGRGVDFEIRETFESALAFGEAALRANGIDAATAQATVADVRQRDLERLRRQMAEGEDRGPLPLEPEPLVEPERPARPLNPEAEDVLKHETEFSS, translated from the coding sequence ATGCATGATGACGGCAACGGATTTCTGCTCGGGGCGCTGGTTTTTCTCGCCACCGCCGTCATCGCCGTTCCGGTCGCGCGCCGGCTCGGCCTGTCACCGATCGTCGGCTATCTCCTGGCCGGTATCGCCATAGGGCCCTCCGGCATTGGCGCTTTCAACGATCCCGAGCGGATCATCACCGTCGCCGAGATCGGTGTCGTGCTGCTGCTGTTCATCATCGGGCTGGAGCTGCAGTTCTCACGGCTGCTGGCGCTGCGCCGCGCCATTTTCGGCCTCGGCACGGCGCAGCTCCTGTTCTCAGGTGCGGCCATCGCCGTGCTCAGCCATTATGCCGCCCGCGACTTCGACTGGCGCGGCGCGCTGGTCGCCGGCATGGCACTGGCGCTGTCGGCCACCTCGATCGCGCTGCAATTGCTGGAAGAGAAGGGAGGGCTCGCCCAGCCCTATGGCCAGCGTGCGTTCGGTGTGCTGCTGTTCCAGGACATGGCGATCGTGCCGCTGCTGGCCCTGCTGCCCTTTCTCGGCCAGGGCACGCATGAGGAATACAGCTTCCTTGAATCGGCCGAGCATGTCGCGATCATCATCGGCTCGATGCTGCTCATCGTCGGCGCCGGCCGCTATCTGCTGCCGACACTGTTCCGCACCCTCGCCCGTTCGGGCGCCCGCGAGGTGATGACGGCGGCGGCGCTTCTGGTCGTTCTCGGCGCCGGGGCGCTGATGGCCTCGGCCGGCATGTCGATGGCGCTCGGCGCGTTCCTCGCCGGGGTCATGCTCTCCGAATCGAATTTCCGTCACGAGCTGGAAGCCAATATCGACGCCTTTCGCGGCCTGCTGATCGCGCTGTTCTTCATGGGCGTCGGCATGTCGATGAATCTCGACGTGGTGCTGGCCAATGCCCTGCTGCTGATCGTCGGCACGCTGATGGTGACGCTGGTAAAGGCGGTGTCGGTGTGGGCGGTGTTCCGCTTCTCCGACAGCACGCGCGCGGATGCGGTACGCTCCGCCTCGGTGCTGACCCCGGCGGGCGAATTCTCCTTCGTGCTGTTTCCGCTCGCGCTCAGCCTGGGGCTGATCGATTCGCGCCAGTCGGACATGCTCGTCGCCTGCGCCGCCATGACCATGCTGCTCGGCCCGCCCGTCGCGCTGCTCGGCGAGCAGCTCGCACGCCGGCTGGACCGCCGCGCGGCGGTGCCGCACGAGGATTTCAGCGACGCCCATGGGTCGGTGCTGGTCGTCGGCTTCGGGCGCTTCGGGCAGATCGTCTCGCAGTGCCTGCTCGCGCGCGGGCTGGAAGTGACCATCATCGACAATGATGTCGAAATGATCCAGAGCGCCGGGCGCTTCGGCTTCCGCATCTTCTACGGCGACGGCACCCGGCTTGACGTGCTGCGCGCGGCGGGTGCCGAGCGGGCGCGGGTGGTCGCGGTCTGCGTCGACCGGCGCGAGACCACCGACCGCATCGTCGAGATCATCCGCCAGAACATGCCGGATGTGCGCCTGCATGCGCGCGCCTATGACCGCACCCATGCGGTGGCGCTGCGCGGGCGCGGGGTGGATTTCGAGATCCGCGAGACCTTCGAATCGGCTCTCGCTTTCGGTGAAGCCGCGCTGCGCGCCAATGGCATCGACGCCGCCACCGCGCAGGCGACCGTGGCCGATGTGCGCCAGCGTGATTTGGAGCGCCTTCGCCGGCAGATGGCCGAAGGCGAGGATCGCGGTCCGCTGCCGCTGGAACCCGAGCCGCTGGTAGAGCCCGAGCGCCCCGCCCGCCCACTGAACCCGGAGGCCGAGGACGTGCTCAAGCACGAGACCGAGTTCTCGTCCTGA
- the gnd gene encoding phosphogluconate dehydrogenase (NAD(+)-dependent, decarboxylating), with protein MQWAPSRTAGSRARASYRGDKQMQLGIVGLGRMGGNIARRLTKAGHDCVVWDRNEAAVSELGGEGNRPAADLADLVAKLDAPRAIWVMLPAGGPTESTIATLTGLLAPGDVIIDGGNTFYKDDIRRAAELEPKGLHYIDVGTSGGVWGLERGYCMMIGGPKEAVDRLDPIFSALAPGLGDIPRTPGREDRDSRVEHGYMHCGPAGSGHFVKMVHNGIEYGLMQAYAEGFEILKKKNSTDLPENERFTLDMADVAEVWRRGSVVSSWLLDLSAIALTKDESLSDFPGEVADSGEGRWTVMAAIEEAVSAEVLSAALYTRFRSRQDHTFGEKLLSAMRFQFGGHTEFKTK; from the coding sequence ATGCAGTGGGCGCCGTCCCGAACCGCGGGTTCACGGGCGCGGGCGTCGTATCGGGGAGATAAACAGATGCAGCTCGGAATCGTTGGCCTCGGCCGTATGGGTGGAAATATCGCGCGTCGTCTCACCAAGGCGGGACATGACTGCGTGGTGTGGGACCGCAACGAGGCGGCGGTGAGCGAACTGGGCGGGGAAGGCAACCGGCCCGCCGCCGATCTCGCCGATCTCGTCGCCAAGCTCGACGCGCCGCGCGCCATCTGGGTGATGCTGCCGGCCGGTGGCCCGACCGAGAGCACAATCGCCACCCTGACCGGCCTGCTGGCGCCCGGGGATGTCATCATCGACGGCGGCAACACCTTCTACAAGGACGACATCCGCCGCGCCGCCGAACTGGAGCCGAAGGGGCTGCATTACATTGATGTCGGCACGTCCGGCGGCGTGTGGGGCCTGGAACGCGGCTATTGCATGATGATCGGCGGCCCGAAAGAGGCGGTGGACCGGCTCGACCCGATCTTCTCCGCCCTCGCCCCCGGGCTCGGCGATATTCCCCGCACGCCCGGCCGCGAGGACCGCGATTCCCGCGTCGAGCATGGCTACATGCATTGCGGCCCGGCCGGCTCCGGCCACTTCGTCAAGATGGTGCATAACGGCATCGAATACGGCCTGATGCAGGCCTATGCCGAAGGCTTTGAAATCCTGAAGAAGAAGAATTCCACCGACCTGCCGGAGAATGAGCGCTTCACCCTCGACATGGCCGATGTCGCCGAGGTGTGGCGTCGTGGCTCGGTGGTGTCGTCCTGGCTGCTCGACCTCTCGGCCATCGCCCTGACCAAGGACGAGAGCCTGAGCGACTTCCCCGGCGAGGTCGCCGATTCCGGCGAGGGCCGCTGGACGGTGATGGCGGCGATCGAGGAGGCGGTCTCGGCCGAAGTGCTGTCCGCCGCGCTCTACACCCGCTTCCGCTCGCGCCAGGACCACACCTTCGGCGAAAAGCTCCTGTCGGCGATGCGCTTCCAGTTCGGCGGCCATACTGAATTCAAGACCAAGTGA
- the zwf gene encoding glucose-6-phosphate dehydrogenase — MGSESVVLGQKVLAPDAAPAPASTFFIFGASGDLTKRLLLPSLYNLAHEGVLVDDFAIVGVDHVERSEEDYRAFLTDAVRELPGSLDTEGETWRWLISRIFYVAGDFEDPATYARIRERLDQRKGQTGNAVFYLAVAPRFFATIAEQLGAAGLLKEGEDSFRHVVVEKPFGSDMPSAKALNRRLLAVADERQIYRIDHFLGKETVQNMMALRFGNGIFEPIWSKEYIDHVQITAAETVTVEQRGGFYDATGALRDMVPNHMFQLLAMTAMEPPNSFDADAVRSEKTKVIEAIRHMRPSEAIGAAVRGQYRAGFVNGEAVKDYRDEKDVHPESRTETYVALKCFVDSWRWNGVPFYVRTGKALAVRRTEIAIQFKRAPGVLFRHLPTALKPNLMVIHVQPDEGVSLRFAAKVPGRKVRLSDVEMSFKYADYFKAAPSTGYETLIYDCLCGDPTLFQRADTIEAGWEAVEPILEAVSGGENDVQFYSAGSSGPAMSDVMLAQDGFQWLPLERDRPR, encoded by the coding sequence ATGGGAAGCGAGTCCGTCGTTCTCGGCCAGAAGGTGCTGGCGCCCGATGCGGCGCCGGCACCGGCCTCGACCTTCTTCATCTTCGGCGCGTCGGGCGATCTGACCAAGCGCCTGCTGCTGCCCTCGCTCTACAACCTCGCCCATGAGGGCGTCCTGGTCGACGATTTCGCCATTGTCGGCGTCGACCATGTCGAGCGCAGCGAGGAGGATTACCGCGCTTTCCTCACCGATGCGGTGCGGGAGTTGCCCGGCTCGCTCGATACCGAGGGCGAAACCTGGCGATGGCTGATCAGCCGCATTTTCTATGTCGCCGGGGATTTCGAAGACCCGGCGACCTATGCGCGCATTCGCGAGCGGCTGGACCAGCGCAAGGGCCAGACCGGCAATGCGGTGTTCTATCTCGCCGTGGCGCCGCGCTTCTTCGCCACCATCGCCGAGCAGCTCGGCGCCGCCGGGCTGCTGAAGGAGGGCGAGGACAGCTTCCGCCATGTGGTGGTGGAAAAGCCCTTCGGCTCCGATATGCCCTCGGCCAAGGCGCTGAACCGCCGGCTGCTGGCGGTGGCGGATGAGCGGCAGATCTATCGGATCGACCATTTCCTCGGCAAGGAAACGGTCCAGAACATGATGGCGCTGCGCTTCGGCAACGGCATCTTCGAGCCGATCTGGAGCAAGGAATATATCGACCATGTACAGATCACCGCCGCCGAGACGGTGACGGTGGAACAGCGCGGCGGCTTTTACGACGCCACCGGCGCGCTGCGCGACATGGTGCCGAACCACATGTTCCAGTTGCTGGCGATGACGGCGATGGAGCCGCCGAATTCGTTCGACGCGGATGCGGTGCGCTCGGAAAAGACCAAGGTGATCGAGGCCATCCGCCACATGCGCCCGAGCGAAGCGATCGGCGCGGCGGTACGCGGCCAGTACCGGGCGGGCTTCGTCAATGGCGAGGCGGTGAAGGACTATCGCGACGAGAAGGACGTGCATCCTGAGAGCCGCACCGAGACCTATGTGGCGCTCAAATGCTTCGTCGATTCCTGGCGCTGGAACGGCGTGCCTTTCTATGTGCGCACCGGCAAGGCGCTGGCGGTGCGACGCACCGAGATCGCCATCCAGTTCAAGCGGGCGCCGGGTGTGCTGTTCCGCCACCTGCCCACGGCGCTGAAGCCGAATCTGATGGTCATCCATGTGCAGCCGGATGAGGGCGTGTCGCTGCGCTTCGCCGCCAAGGTGCCCGGCCGCAAGGTCCGGCTCTCGGATGTCGAGATGAGCTTCAAATATGCCGACTACTTCAAGGCAGCGCCCAGCACCGGCTATGAGACGCTGATCTATGACTGCCTGTGCGGCGACCCCACCCTGTTCCAGCGCGCCGACACGATCGAGGCCGGCTGGGAAGCGGTGGAGCCGATTCTGGAGGCGGTCAGCGGCGGGGAGAACGACGTGCAGTTCTATTCCGCCGGCTCCAGCGGCCCGGCCATGTCCGACGTGATGCTGGCGCAGGACGGCTTCCAGTGGCTGCCGCTTGAGAGGGATCGCCCGCGATGA
- a CDS encoding Cof-type HAD-IIB family hydrolase, whose amino-acid sequence MNASPEHATDPGALDERGGATRPPASRIRLMVSDVDGTLVNKAKEVTPATIAAVRRLHEAGIAFAAVSARPPRGMRRLVEALNVDLFGGFNGGCIQRRDFTIVEQHFVATEAVRAGIALMQLRGAAVWVFADDEWFVTDPDSTYVAGEIRTVAFQPTVVSDFGDHITRAGKIVFSSTDFDMLAASEPELQALVGDGATARRSQAKYLDMTPPGTDKGYAACAFARHYGVSMDEVAVIGDMPNDLPMFALGGLAIAMGNGAAEVKEQAHFVTLTNEEDGIAHAIDRFVLPRAP is encoded by the coding sequence ATGAACGCTTCCCCCGAACACGCCACCGATCCCGGCGCCCTCGATGAGCGCGGCGGTGCCACACGCCCCCCGGCTTCACGCATCCGCCTCATGGTGTCGGATGTCGACGGCACGCTGGTGAACAAGGCCAAGGAGGTGACGCCGGCGACCATTGCGGCGGTGCGCCGCCTGCATGAAGCCGGCATCGCCTTCGCCGCCGTCTCGGCCCGCCCGCCGCGCGGCATGCGGCGGCTGGTGGAGGCGCTGAATGTCGATCTGTTCGGCGGCTTCAATGGCGGCTGCATCCAGCGCCGCGATTTCACGATCGTGGAACAGCATTTCGTCGCTACCGAAGCGGTGCGCGCCGGCATTGCGCTGATGCAGCTGCGTGGCGCGGCGGTGTGGGTGTTCGCCGATGACGAATGGTTCGTCACCGATCCCGACAGCACCTACGTTGCCGGCGAAATACGCACGGTCGCCTTTCAGCCGACCGTCGTGTCGGATTTCGGCGACCATATCACCCGCGCCGGCAAGATCGTGTTCTCCTCCACCGATTTCGACATGCTGGCGGCGAGCGAGCCGGAGCTCCAGGCGCTGGTGGGCGACGGCGCGACGGCGCGGCGCTCGCAGGCGAAATATCTCGACATGACCCCGCCGGGCACCGACAAGGGCTATGCCGCGTGCGCCTTCGCGCGTCATTACGGCGTGTCGATGGACGAGGTGGCGGTCATTGGCGACATGCCGAACGACCTGCCGATGTTCGCGCTTGGCGGCCTGGCCATCGCCATGGGCAATGGCGCGGCGGAGGTGAAGGAACAGGCGCATTTCGTCACCCTCACCAATGAGGAAGACGGCATCGCCCACGCCATTGACCGCTTCGTGCTGCCGCGCGCGCCTTGA
- a CDS encoding ethanolamine utilization protein: MTLQKFTIADAAMERTPGTEAEIYTGNLVDERQGGPITIGYGRYAPQQTLEETMAVHDVMIVLAGRLSVSTPDVAVEAGPGEIVYMPKGEAVTIRSHEEGATTAYVTYPHWRSARE, encoded by the coding sequence ATGACGCTGCAGAAATTCACCATTGCCGACGCTGCCATGGAGCGGACACCCGGCACCGAGGCGGAGATCTATACCGGCAATCTGGTCGATGAACGCCAGGGCGGGCCGATCACCATCGGCTATGGCCGCTACGCGCCGCAGCAGACGCTGGAGGAGACGATGGCGGTGCATGATGTCATGATCGTGCTGGCCGGCCGCCTTTCCGTGTCGACTCCGGACGTGGCGGTGGAGGCCGGGCCGGGCGAGATCGTTTATATGCCGAAGGGCGAAGCCGTCACCATCCGCTCGCATGAGGAAGGCGCGACGACCGCCTATGTCACCTACCCCCACTGGCGCAGCGCACGGGAGTAG